One genomic segment of Streptomyces sp. TLI_146 includes these proteins:
- the purS gene encoding phosphoribosylformylglycinamidine synthase subunit PurS → MARVVVDVMLKPEILDPQGQAVQRALPRLGFEGIADVRQGKRFELDVEGPLDEAALARIHEMAETFLANTVIEDFTVKVEESK, encoded by the coding sequence GTGGCACGCGTCGTAGTCGACGTCATGCTCAAGCCGGAGATCCTCGACCCGCAGGGACAGGCGGTGCAGCGCGCACTGCCCCGTCTCGGCTTCGAGGGGATCGCGGATGTCCGCCAGGGGAAGCGTTTCGAGCTGGATGTGGAAGGGCCCCTCGACGAGGCCGCCCTCGCCCGCATCCACGAGATGGCCGAAACGTTCCTCGCCAACACCGTCATCGAGGACTTCACCGTGAAGGTCGAGGAGTCCAAGTGA
- a CDS encoding N,N-dimethylformamidase beta subunit family domain-containing protein, producing MGAEQIRRWESGALAHAVSDPFGQGPLPWLRGGEHYFDDTGHVVPWYVEPARPGTGSASGPRTADDVRQQIKGFASTGAVAPGEAIDFHVTVDPPQQFSVDIYRIGHYGGDGANHVATSPRLAGIVQPAPLAANRTVSCHHWWLSWRYQVPSYASIGAYVAVLTTADGYRSHIPFTVRDSHPADLLLLLPDITWQAYNLFPEDGRTGASLYHAWDGDGRLLGEEDAAITVSFDRPYAGAGLPLHVGHAYDFIRWAERYGYDLAYADARDLHAGRVDPTRYRGLVFPGHDEYWSAPMRRTVELAREHGTSLVFLSANTLYWQVDLAPSPSGVPDRLLTCRKRRGPGRPALWREVARPEQQLLGIQYAGRVPEPSPLVVRNAGHWLWEATGAGEGDEIDGLVAGEADRYFPRTALPEHQDRILLAHSPYRDGEGAVRHQETSLYRAPSGALVFASGTFAWSPALDRPGHTDPRVQRATANLLDRICKRD from the coding sequence ATGGGGGCGGAGCAGATCCGGCGGTGGGAGTCGGGAGCGCTCGCGCACGCCGTCTCCGATCCTTTCGGGCAGGGCCCGCTGCCCTGGCTGCGCGGCGGGGAGCACTACTTCGACGACACCGGGCACGTCGTGCCCTGGTACGTCGAGCCCGCCCGGCCCGGCACCGGCAGCGCGTCCGGACCCCGTACCGCCGACGACGTACGGCAGCAGATCAAGGGGTTCGCCTCCACCGGTGCCGTCGCGCCCGGTGAGGCGATCGACTTCCACGTCACGGTCGATCCGCCGCAGCAGTTCTCGGTCGACATCTACCGCATCGGGCACTACGGCGGGGACGGCGCCAACCACGTCGCCACCAGCCCCCGGCTCGCCGGGATCGTGCAGCCCGCGCCGCTCGCCGCCAACCGGACCGTCTCCTGCCACCACTGGTGGCTCTCCTGGCGCTACCAGGTCCCCTCGTACGCCTCGATCGGCGCGTACGTGGCGGTGCTCACCACCGCCGACGGGTACCGGTCGCACATCCCGTTCACCGTCCGCGACAGCCATCCGGCCGATCTGCTGCTCCTGCTCCCCGACATCACCTGGCAGGCCTACAACCTCTTCCCCGAGGACGGCCGCACCGGCGCCTCGCTCTACCACGCGTGGGACGGGGACGGGCGGCTGCTGGGCGAGGAGGACGCCGCCATCACCGTGTCCTTCGACCGGCCGTACGCGGGCGCCGGGCTGCCCCTGCACGTGGGGCACGCGTACGACTTCATCCGGTGGGCCGAGCGGTACGGATACGACCTCGCGTACGCCGACGCCCGCGATCTGCACGCCGGGCGCGTCGACCCCACCCGCTACCGGGGGCTGGTCTTCCCCGGCCACGACGAGTACTGGTCGGCCCCCATGCGCCGCACCGTCGAGCTCGCCCGGGAGCACGGCACCTCGCTGGTGTTCCTCTCCGCCAACACGCTGTACTGGCAGGTCGACCTCGCGCCCTCGCCCTCCGGCGTCCCCGACCGGCTGCTGACCTGCCGCAAGCGGCGCGGCCCCGGGCGGCCCGCGCTGTGGCGCGAAGTCGCCCGGCCGGAGCAGCAGTTGCTGGGGATCCAGTACGCGGGGCGGGTGCCCGAGCCGTCCCCGCTGGTCGTGCGGAACGCCGGTCACTGGCTCTGGGAGGCCACCGGCGCGGGCGAGGGCGACGAGATCGACGGGCTGGTGGCGGGCGAGGCCGACCGGTACTTCCCGCGCACCGCGCTCCCCGAGCACCAGGACCGCATCCTGCTCGCCCACTCGCCGTACCGCGACGGCGAAGGGGCCGTCCGGCACCAGGAGACGTCCCTCTACCGGGCCCCCTCCGGCGCGCTCGTCTTCGCCTCCGGCACCTTCGCCTGGTCCCCGGCGCTCGACCGGCCCGGCCACACCGACCCCCGCGTCCAGCGCGCCACGGCCAACCTCCTGGACCGGATCTGCAAGCGCGATTAG
- a CDS encoding phosphoribosylaminoimidazolesuccinocarboxamide synthase has product MSGFVEKPEPIQVPGLTHLHTGKVRDLYRNEAGDLVMVASDRMSAYDWVLPTEIPDKGRVLTQLSLWWFDRLADLVPHHVLSTELPEGAPADWAGRTLVCKSLRMVPVECVARGYLTGSGLTEYEESRTVCGLALPEGLSNGSELPAPIFTPATKAAVGDHDENVSYEEVARQVGAETAALLRQTTLAVYGRARDIARDRGIILADTKFEFGFETVDGEERLVLADEVLTPDSSRFWPAETWEPGRAQPSYDKQFVRDWLTSAASGWDRHGELPPPPLPQEVVDATRAKYVEAYEQLTGTSWS; this is encoded by the coding sequence GTGTCCGGATTTGTAGAAAAGCCCGAGCCGATTCAGGTCCCGGGCCTCACCCACCTCCACACGGGCAAGGTCCGCGACCTCTACCGGAACGAGGCCGGCGACCTGGTGATGGTCGCCAGCGACCGGATGTCCGCGTACGACTGGGTGCTGCCGACCGAGATCCCCGACAAGGGCCGGGTGCTCACCCAGCTCTCGCTGTGGTGGTTCGACCGGCTGGCCGACCTCGTCCCCCACCACGTGCTCTCCACGGAGCTCCCCGAGGGCGCCCCCGCCGACTGGGCCGGGCGCACGCTCGTCTGCAAGTCGCTGCGGATGGTCCCGGTCGAGTGCGTGGCGCGCGGCTACCTCACCGGCTCGGGCCTGACCGAGTACGAGGAGTCCCGTACGGTCTGCGGGCTCGCCCTGCCCGAGGGGCTCAGCAACGGCTCCGAGCTGCCCGCGCCGATCTTCACGCCCGCCACCAAGGCCGCCGTCGGCGACCACGACGAGAACGTCTCGTACGAGGAGGTCGCCCGCCAGGTCGGCGCGGAGACCGCGGCCCTGCTGCGCCAGACGACCCTCGCCGTCTACGGCCGCGCCCGGGACATCGCCCGCGACCGGGGGATCATCCTCGCGGACACCAAGTTCGAGTTCGGCTTCGAGACCGTCGACGGCGAGGAACGGCTCGTCCTGGCCGACGAGGTCCTCACGCCCGACTCCTCGCGCTTCTGGCCCGCCGAGACCTGGGAGCCCGGCCGCGCCCAGCCGTCGTACGACAAGCAGTTCGTGCGCGACTGGCTGACCTCCGCTGCCTCCGGCTGGGACCGCCACGGCGAGCTGCCGCCGCCCCCGCTGCCGCAGGAGGTGGTGGACGCCACCCGCGCCAAGTACGTGGAGGCGTACGAGCAGCTGACCGGCACCAGCTGGAGCTGA
- a CDS encoding ABC transporter ATP-binding protein produces MPDVIEVEELRRTYAGGFEAVRGISFSVARGELFALLGTNGAGKTSTVELLEGLAPPSAGSVRVLGHDPYTDRAAVRPRTGVMLQEGGFPSELTVAETVRMWAGCTSGARPVGEALELVGLARRADVRVKQLSGGEKRRLDLALALLARPEVLFLDEPTTGLDAEGRHTTWELVRELRDAGTTVLLTTHYLEEAEALAERLAILHEGRIAAAGRVAEVVAAQPSHLSFELPEGYHLGDLPPLGPLGVTGHETEGRTVRLKTTALQHAATELLLWARDGRVELRGLDIRAASLEEAFLHIAREQESTR; encoded by the coding sequence ATGCCAGATGTGATCGAGGTCGAGGAGCTGCGGCGCACCTACGCCGGGGGCTTCGAGGCCGTTCGTGGAATCTCCTTCTCCGTGGCGCGCGGCGAGCTCTTCGCGCTGCTCGGTACCAACGGCGCGGGCAAGACGTCCACCGTCGAGCTGCTCGAAGGCCTCGCCCCGCCGAGCGCCGGATCGGTGCGGGTGCTCGGCCACGACCCGTACACCGACCGCGCCGCCGTGCGCCCCCGCACCGGGGTGATGCTCCAGGAGGGCGGCTTCCCGTCCGAGCTGACGGTGGCCGAAACCGTACGGATGTGGGCGGGATGTACGAGTGGTGCCCGCCCCGTGGGCGAGGCGCTGGAGCTCGTCGGGCTCGCCCGGCGCGCCGACGTACGCGTCAAGCAGCTGTCCGGCGGCGAGAAGCGGCGGCTCGACCTCGCCCTCGCCCTGCTCGCCCGGCCCGAGGTGCTCTTCCTCGACGAGCCGACCACCGGCCTGGACGCCGAGGGCCGCCACACCACCTGGGAGCTGGTCCGCGAACTGCGCGACGCGGGCACCACCGTGCTGCTGACCACCCACTACCTGGAGGAGGCCGAGGCGCTCGCCGAGCGGCTCGCGATCCTCCACGAGGGGCGCATCGCCGCCGCCGGGCGGGTGGCCGAGGTGGTCGCCGCCCAGCCCTCGCACCTCTCCTTCGAGCTGCCCGAGGGCTACCACCTGGGCGACCTCCCGCCGCTCGGCCCGCTCGGGGTCACCGGCCACGAGACCGAGGGCCGCACCGTACGGCTGAAGACCACCGCGCTCCAGCACGCCGCCACCGAGCTGCTGCTGTGGGCCCGGGACGGCCGCGTCGAGCTGCGCGGCCTCGACATCCGGGCCGCCTCCCTCGAAGAGGCCTTCCTGCACATCGCCCGGGAACAGGAGTCGACCCGATGA
- a CDS encoding response regulator transcription factor: MTTPGMTAPDGAAPAPLRVLLADDEHLIRGALAALLGLEDDLTVVAEAASGPEALAMARAHRPDVAVLDLEMPGADGVSVATSLRAELPGCRTMIVTSHGRPGHLKRALAAGVRGFVPKTVSARKLAEIIRSVHAGNRYVDPELAADAISAGDSPLTAREAQVLELAADGAPVAEIAERAGLSPGTVRNYLSSAASKLGAENRHTAVRLARRRGWV; the protein is encoded by the coding sequence ATGACCACGCCCGGCATGACCGCGCCCGACGGGGCGGCCCCGGCGCCCCTGCGCGTCCTGCTCGCCGACGACGAGCATCTGATCCGGGGCGCGCTCGCCGCGCTGCTCGGCCTCGAAGACGATCTGACCGTGGTTGCGGAGGCCGCGTCCGGGCCCGAGGCGCTGGCGATGGCACGGGCGCACCGGCCCGATGTGGCCGTCCTGGACCTGGAGATGCCGGGGGCGGACGGTGTGAGTGTCGCCACATCCCTGCGGGCCGAACTGCCCGGCTGCCGCACCATGATCGTCACCAGCCACGGGCGGCCCGGCCACCTCAAGCGGGCGCTCGCGGCGGGGGTGCGCGGCTTCGTGCCGAAGACCGTGAGCGCCCGTAAGCTCGCCGAGATCATCCGGTCCGTACACGCGGGAAACCGCTATGTGGACCCGGAGTTGGCGGCCGACGCGATCTCCGCGGGGGACTCCCCGCTGACCGCCCGCGAGGCGCAGGTGCTGGAGCTGGCGGCGGACGGGGCACCGGTCGCGGAGATCGCGGAGCGCGCCGGACTCTCGCCGGGAACGGTCCGCAACTACCTCTCCTCGGCCGCCTCGAAGCTCGGTGCCGAGAACCGTCATACGGCGGTGCGTCTCGCGCGCCGCCGGGGTTGGGTATAG
- a CDS encoding ABC transporter permease: protein MSTTTAAAPRAGTPASRMRALARAELTLLGRNKAAMFTALVLPAMLTFSMSTAVDGMDLEESGLTVGTVLLPGSLGYVLLFAVYSALVGVFVVRREELVLKRLRTGELRDREILAGAALPAVALALVQCVLLAAGCTVVLDMAAPRAVWLAVAGLLLGAALMCVLAAATAAFTRSAEGAQISVMPMLLLSMVGSGMVVPLDVMPDAMASVCELLPLSPAIALIRGGWTGALDTGELLGHLGTAVAWTLLGVFAVRKWFRWEPRR from the coding sequence ATGAGCACCACCACGGCCGCGGCACCCCGCGCCGGCACCCCCGCCTCGCGGATGAGGGCGCTCGCCCGCGCCGAACTCACCCTGCTCGGCCGCAACAAGGCCGCGATGTTCACCGCGCTGGTGCTGCCCGCGATGCTCACCTTCTCCATGAGCACGGCCGTCGACGGCATGGACCTGGAGGAGAGCGGGCTGACCGTCGGCACGGTCCTGCTGCCCGGCTCGCTCGGCTACGTCCTGCTCTTCGCCGTCTACTCGGCCCTGGTCGGCGTCTTCGTCGTACGCCGTGAGGAGCTCGTCCTGAAGCGGCTGCGCACCGGCGAGCTGCGCGACCGCGAGATCCTCGCCGGGGCCGCGCTCCCGGCGGTGGCGCTGGCGCTCGTGCAGTGCGTGCTCCTTGCGGCCGGGTGCACCGTCGTACTGGACATGGCCGCGCCCCGCGCTGTGTGGCTGGCGGTGGCCGGGCTGCTGCTCGGCGCGGCGCTGATGTGCGTACTCGCGGCGGCGACCGCGGCGTTCACCCGCTCCGCCGAGGGCGCGCAGATCTCGGTGATGCCGATGCTGCTCCTGTCGATGGTGGGCTCCGGCATGGTCGTACCGCTGGACGTCATGCCCGACGCGATGGCGTCGGTCTGCGAACTGCTGCCGCTCTCCCCGGCGATCGCCCTGATCAGGGGCGGCTGGACCGGCGCGCTCGACACCGGCGAGCTGCTCGGCCACCTCGGTACGGCGGTGGCCTGGACGCTGCTCGGCGTGTTTGCTGTACGCAAGTGGTTCCGCTGGGAACCACGGCGCTGA
- a CDS encoding Lsr2 family protein: MAQRVVVTLSDDLDGGEAAETVTFGLDGKAYEIDLNPANAKKLRKALAPYVEAGRKQSKSGKTFRHTAVAPDPAAVRAWARSHQMEVPTRGRIPKKVYEAFGAAV; encoded by the coding sequence GTGGCTCAGCGCGTAGTGGTCACCCTCTCCGACGACCTGGACGGCGGAGAAGCGGCGGAAACCGTCACGTTCGGCCTGGACGGGAAGGCCTACGAGATCGACCTCAATCCCGCCAATGCAAAGAAACTGCGCAAGGCCCTCGCCCCGTACGTCGAGGCGGGCCGCAAGCAGTCGAAGTCGGGGAAGACGTTCCGGCACACGGCCGTCGCCCCCGACCCGGCCGCGGTCCGCGCCTGGGCCCGGTCGCACCAGATGGAGGTGCCCACCCGGGGCCGCATCCCCAAGAAGGTCTACGAGGCCTTCGGCGCGGCGGTCTGA
- a CDS encoding sensor histidine kinase, which produces MLGRIRRIGGWRRRWQARSRIQKMDLYTRNTMKTMLWFFMLTWGGLPLLAAGPRGPLVTALGVALLVVNIAQCVVGTRRIDPAYDDYLGHGTFPRRLLVAPAVLLGLGTALLAATTATDSRSVFPLLLADLPIALMIPYALLVPARTYLLHCLGYAAVVLAFFAAAGVRGVELVAPVPMVVIAGALMLITVRPGAWGLRNMWQAEEARDVQARLAVAEERLRFGRDMHDVLGRNLAVIALKSELAVQLAERGRPEAVAQMIEVQRIARESQREVREVVRGYREADLTVELDGARGVLEAAGIDCAVTGAAAGLPAGVQSALGWVVREATTNVLRHGNARRCAIRLAADGPAVTLVVENDGVPDRAPAAPGSGLAGLRERLAPMGGTLEAARTGERFLLTVTVPLRSAAELGEELTV; this is translated from the coding sequence GTGCTCGGTCGGATACGCCGGATCGGCGGCTGGCGACGGCGCTGGCAGGCGCGCAGCAGGATCCAGAAGATGGACCTGTACACGCGCAACACCATGAAGACGATGCTCTGGTTCTTCATGCTGACCTGGGGCGGCCTGCCGCTGCTCGCGGCCGGTCCCCGCGGCCCCCTGGTCACCGCCCTGGGCGTGGCGCTGCTCGTGGTGAACATCGCGCAGTGCGTCGTCGGCACCCGCCGGATCGACCCGGCCTACGACGACTACCTCGGCCACGGCACCTTCCCCCGCCGCCTCCTGGTGGCCCCGGCCGTCCTGCTCGGCCTCGGCACCGCGCTGCTCGCGGCGACCACCGCCACGGACTCGCGCAGCGTCTTCCCGCTGCTCCTCGCCGACCTGCCGATCGCGCTGATGATCCCGTACGCCCTGCTGGTCCCGGCCCGCACCTACCTGCTGCACTGCCTGGGATACGCGGCCGTGGTCCTCGCCTTCTTCGCGGCCGCCGGGGTGCGGGGCGTCGAGCTGGTGGCGCCGGTGCCGATGGTGGTGATCGCGGGCGCCCTGATGCTGATCACGGTCCGGCCCGGCGCCTGGGGGCTGCGGAACATGTGGCAGGCCGAGGAGGCCAGGGACGTGCAGGCGCGGCTCGCCGTCGCCGAGGAACGGCTGCGCTTCGGACGGGACATGCACGACGTGCTGGGCCGCAACCTCGCGGTGATCGCCCTCAAGAGCGAGCTCGCCGTACAGCTGGCCGAGCGCGGCCGGCCCGAGGCGGTGGCCCAGATGATCGAGGTCCAGCGCATCGCGCGGGAGTCGCAACGAGAGGTACGGGAAGTGGTGCGCGGATACCGCGAGGCGGATCTGACCGTCGAACTCGACGGCGCCCGGGGCGTGTTGGAGGCCGCCGGGATCGACTGCGCGGTCACGGGAGCCGCCGCCGGGCTGCCCGCCGGGGTGCAGTCGGCGCTCGGCTGGGTGGTGCGCGAGGCCACCACCAATGTGCTGCGGCACGGCAACGCGCGCAGGTGCGCGATCCGGCTCGCGGCCGACGGCCCGGCCGTCACCCTGGTCGTGGAGAACGACGGCGTCCCCGACCGCGCCCCCGCCGCCCCCGGCTCGGGCCTGGCCGGTCTGCGCGAACGGCTCGCCCCGATGGGCGGCACGCTGGAGGCGGCCCGCACGGGCGAGCGCTTCCTGCTGACGGTGACCGTGCCGCTGCGCAGCGCGGCGGAACTGGGCGAGGAGCTGACCGTATGA
- the purQ gene encoding phosphoribosylformylglycinamidine synthase subunit PurQ, protein MTARIGVVTFPGTLDDRDSLRAVRIAGAEPVSLWHRDKDLKQVDAVVLAGGFSYGDYLRAGAISRFSPVMETVIDQAKAGMPVLGICNGFQILTESHLLPGAMLRNNHLHFICREQKLRVENARTAWTADYEAGQEIQVPLKNMDGRYVADERTLDELEAEGRVAFRYLDMNPNGSLRDIAGITNAAGNVVGLMPHPEHAVEPLVGTGRTDGLGFFTSILKKLVNA, encoded by the coding sequence GTGACTGCTCGCATCGGTGTCGTCACCTTCCCCGGGACGCTCGACGACCGCGACAGCCTGCGGGCCGTGCGGATCGCGGGTGCCGAGCCGGTGTCGCTGTGGCACCGCGACAAGGACCTCAAGCAGGTCGACGCGGTCGTCCTGGCCGGCGGCTTCTCCTACGGCGACTATCTGCGGGCCGGAGCCATCTCCCGCTTCTCGCCGGTGATGGAGACGGTCATCGACCAGGCGAAGGCCGGGATGCCGGTCCTCGGCATCTGCAACGGCTTCCAGATCCTGACCGAGTCGCACCTGCTGCCGGGCGCCATGCTCCGCAACAACCACCTGCACTTCATCTGCCGCGAGCAGAAGCTGCGGGTGGAGAACGCGCGCACCGCGTGGACCGCCGACTACGAGGCGGGCCAGGAGATCCAGGTCCCGCTGAAGAACATGGACGGCCGGTACGTCGCCGACGAGCGCACGCTCGACGAGCTGGAGGCCGAGGGCCGCGTCGCCTTCCGCTACCTGGACATGAACCCCAACGGCTCGCTCCGCGACATCGCCGGCATCACCAACGCCGCCGGGAACGTCGTCGGCCTGATGCCGCACCCGGAGCACGCCGTGGAGCCGCTGGTCGGCACCGGCCGCACCGACGGCCTCGGTTTCTTCACCTCGATCCTCAAGAAGCTGGTCAACGCCTGA